The sequence CTGATTTCAAAAGCCTCTTTATAGGCAGCTTCTGAGGCTTCCACAACACTGTTCTTCTTCTCTCCAGCAGCAACTTCTGCCAAATAGCGGTAGTAATCCCCTTTCATTTTCAGATAAAAGACCTTGCTCTCATACTGGAAGTCATTGCAGTTCTTGATCAAGTATTTATCTAGGAGAGCCAAAACATCATTGCAGACTGTCTCAAGCTCCTTTTCTATCTTCTCCCTATAGGCTTTAACCTTCTCCAGCTTCTTCTCATTCCCATCTGCCATAGTCTTCTGCTCTATGCTGCTGATGACACGCCAGGAAGATCGTCTAGCTCCAACTACATTCTTGTAGGCTACAGACAGCAGGTTTCTATCCTCATTTGAGAGAGGCTCATTCAGCTCAGTTACCTGAAAATACAAACAAAGGTCAAATTTAAAGGGTTTGTCTTAGAGAAGAGAGTGCAAATTTCCTTCAATACTTCCATCATGAAGTGCGAGATTCAAAATTCCTTCTAGATCCCAAAATTCCTTCTAGACAGGAGTCAATTTGTAACATTGAAAGTGGGTATTTAGCAGCCATTGCAAAGTACATTCACTGAATAAAAGTGAGTCAGGCTTGTGTAACAGAGAAGCATTCACAGAAGGAAGGCTCGGGTTTTTTAGGAAGTCTGCCAGAAATATAATATGTAGACACCACACTTAATGATTCATTTAAATGTACCTAGAATACCAGTTTTATGAATCTGGAACACAGCACAGACACCGGAAACTGGTGCAgttcttgcatttctttctcctgctgcttgCTCTCATTCAACAGCAGAGATGGAAGCGCTGCAGTCATTATGCTTAATCTCTGCATAGTACAAATGGAATTAGTGTTTCATAGTATCTTTCAGTCACTTAGGGAACAATTATACAACATAATACAGAAGTTATCCTGATTTCTGCTAACTGGTGGCTACAGACAAATTTCAAGGATAGGACATGAAAGAACCTGcatagaaataaaacagaaaaccaagggaaaaaacccattaTCAGCTCTAAATTCCTACTACACAAAGCTGAGACAGAGAAGGGATAATACTTCTAATACTATATTTAGGCCTATTTCACTTGCTGTGTTAATTTAGGGAATAAAACCTATCAGACTTCTAGTTGGTTGTTCTACTTTTGCAAATTTGCAAACATGAAATTAAACTCAcaggaattaaaatgaaaaatgcaactACTTTAAGCATACTGCATTAAAAGAAGTCACCAAATTTCTAAGGATATGTACTCCGGTGTGAAAGTAAACTTGTCCTTGCTTGGACACTGCTTATATAATTaacaatttcttttcaaatgtgcaTATTTACACTGCTTGACAGGGGCATCAGAATGTTCACAACTTTATACTATTCTGAGACTGCTGGTGTAGTCAGTGTACTATCCAATAAATGTGCATCTTTCCAcatctaaaaaataatttatataaattataacTGTTACAGTGAGAGCTGACTTCCAAATTTaggttttgttcttaaaatattctATGTCAATTAGTTTTATCTCCAAAATGCCTTTTCCCCACAGCTCAGGAACCCCAGCTCCCAAAAGACATTGTGCTGCCTGGCCTAATACAATAGAGACAACCTGCAGAGGGTAAAATGCACAGGAATCAACACTAATGACATCTTCATCATCTTCTGCACAGCTTCCAATCAACATCCTCCCAACAATCCCTCCCTCAACAATCTCTACCATGACCCATCTGTATCATCTTCTCTAGTAAGATATTAACTCCCTCAAGATATAAAGGCTCAGTTAAGAGCTTTTTATTCCCTACAGTCTATTAGTATAG is a genomic window of Athene noctua chromosome 17, bAthNoc1.hap1.1, whole genome shotgun sequence containing:
- the YWHAH gene encoding 14-3-3 protein eta isoform X1 — encoded protein: MGDREQLLQRARLAEQAERYDDMASAMKSVTELNEPLSNEDRNLLSVAYKNVVGARRSSWRVISSIEQKTMADGNEKKLEKVKAYREKIEKELETVCNDVLALLDKYLIKNCNDFQYESKVFYLKMKGDYYRYLAEVAAGEKKNSVVEASEAAYKEAFEISKEHMQPTHPIRLGLALNFSVFYYEIQNAPEQACLLAKQAFDDAIAELDTLNEDSYKDSTLIMQLLRDNLTLWTSDQQDEEAGEGNN
- the YWHAH gene encoding 14-3-3 protein eta isoform X2, translating into MGDREQLLQRARLAEQAERYDDMASAMKSVSGLNEPLSNEDRNLLSVAYKNVVGARRSSWRVISSIEQKTMADGNEKKLEKVKAYREKIEKELETVCNDVLALLDKYLIKNCNDFQYESKVFYLKMKGDYYRYLAEVAAGEKKNSVVEASEAAYKEAFEISKEHMQPTHPIRLGLALNFSVFYYEIQNAPEQACLLAKQAFDDAIAELDTLNEDSYKDSTLIMQLLRDNLTLWTSDQQDEEAGEGNN